A single window of Thalassomonas viridans DNA harbors:
- a CDS encoding metallophosphoesterase encodes MKPLLLTSFISLSLLAGCSYHREKSAAGQVRQQNAAEIAFIAFGDGGYHVDYPKLKHIKYPRNKAEFIAKEKQDWLEEYRPLAEFDHAPIYVYPGTDIATELGGAEAVGKAMAEVCGQRACDFGIQLGDNIYPSGADADDGRDDQKRMNDLILRPLLPLFEQEPSLMIYSALGNHDWKSSRKGVALQSQWMAKQPNFHMDDNGYYSYKIGEPGNDIEFFVLDTNMLLSGQSFYEVPLNPDGSEGELSLALANGTAELEDIEPHESPVNGEDRKQLAWLEQGLANSDAKWKIVYGHHILWSIGGTKYSEGHVLRRLILPALCRYADAYIAGHEHDLELLTDDCSLYPQSAGKPPLPLIISGAAAKMRGKHTPFAEQQEKRYPQYELLWSKSFVWGFAHILVDNQSDDLSVEFFTTPRSRSGEAVAEASFSFKHRSG; translated from the coding sequence ATGAAACCACTTTTATTGACGTCATTTATCAGCTTGTCTTTGCTGGCGGGTTGCAGTTATCACAGGGAAAAATCGGCAGCAGGGCAGGTACGGCAACAAAACGCCGCGGAGATCGCCTTTATCGCTTTTGGCGACGGCGGCTATCATGTGGATTATCCTAAGTTGAAACATATCAAGTACCCGAGAAACAAAGCCGAATTTATAGCCAAGGAAAAGCAGGACTGGCTGGAGGAATACCGGCCGCTGGCAGAATTTGACCACGCCCCGATTTATGTGTACCCGGGCACGGATATCGCCACCGAGCTGGGCGGGGCGGAAGCGGTCGGCAAGGCGATGGCGGAGGTTTGCGGGCAAAGGGCCTGTGATTTCGGCATTCAGCTGGGCGACAATATTTACCCTTCGGGGGCCGATGCCGACGATGGCCGGGACGATCAAAAACGTATGAATGATCTTATCCTCAGGCCTTTATTACCGCTGTTTGAGCAAGAGCCTTCCCTGATGATTTACTCCGCCCTGGGCAATCACGACTGGAAGTCTTCCCGCAAAGGGGTGGCGCTGCAAAGCCAGTGGATGGCAAAACAGCCCAACTTTCATATGGACGATAACGGCTACTACAGTTACAAAATAGGCGAGCCGGGCAATGATATTGAGTTCTTCGTGCTGGATACCAATATGTTGCTGTCGGGGCAAAGCTTTTATGAAGTGCCGCTGAACCCGGACGGCAGTGAAGGCGAGTTAAGCCTGGCGCTGGCAAACGGCACCGCCGAGCTGGAAGATATCGAGCCCCATGAAAGCCCGGTGAACGGCGAAGACAGGAAACAGCTGGCCTGGCTGGAACAGGGACTGGCCAATTCAGATGCGAAATGGAAAATTGTCTACGGTCATCATATTTTATGGTCTATCGGCGGTACCAAGTACAGCGAAGGTCATGTGTTGCGCCGTTTGATTTTGCCGGCTTTATGCCGTTACGCCGATGCCTATATTGCCGGTCACGAGCATGACCTGGAGCTGCTTACCGACGACTGCTCCCTTTATCCGCAAAGCGCAGGCAAGCCGCCGCTGCCTTTGATTATCAGTGGTGCGGCGGCCAAGATGCGCGGCAAGCATACGCCTTTTGCCGAGCAGCAGGAAAAACGTTATCCGCAATATGAGTTGCTGTGGTCGAAAAGCTTTGTCTGGGGCTTTGCCCATATTTTGGTGGACAACCAAAGCGATGATTTGTCGGTGGAGTTTTTTACCACCCCGAGAAGCCGGAGCGGCGAGGCGGTTGCCGAGGCGAGTTTCAGCTTTAAGCACCGTAGCGGTTAG
- a CDS encoding sigma 54-interacting transcriptional regulator, with protein sequence MGNNKVIKGAESAEKQKILIVDDDPSLLRLLGIRLSAAGYAVESAANAKIALGILESFHPQMVISDLRMEGMDGMALFEQIRKQHPNMPVVIMTAHGTIPDAINATKQGVFSFLTKPFESQELLETVQQAIRLQPASQATKEKQQEWREKIISRSTVMESLLQQTYQVARSDFPLLIHSQSGTGKELLAQAIHQASSRHAKPFTAINCAAIPEQLLESELFGHSKGAFTGAEKNHTGLFQATDGGTLFLDEIGDMPMSFQVKLLRALQEKEVRPVGSTQSVKVDVRIISATHKNLQQAIIENTFREDLYYRLNVVELELPPLSERREDIPLLAQHFLNHCAQQAHQDIKGFTGEAMELLISAPWPGNIRQLQNVVEQSVALSTEPLISANLVRNALRDKTTQLPSFVEARDQFERDYLAKLLKLTAGNVSQAARIAQRNRTEFYKLLNRHHLTAEAFREE encoded by the coding sequence ATGGGCAATAACAAGGTGATCAAAGGGGCCGAAAGCGCCGAAAAACAAAAAATCCTTATCGTAGATGACGATCCCAGCCTGCTCAGGCTACTGGGGATCCGTTTGTCTGCCGCCGGTTATGCCGTGGAGTCCGCCGCCAATGCCAAAATCGCCCTGGGCATACTGGAGAGCTTCCACCCGCAAATGGTGATCAGCGATCTGCGCATGGAAGGTATGGACGGCATGGCCTTGTTCGAGCAGATACGCAAACAACACCCCAATATGCCGGTGGTGATCATGACCGCCCACGGCACCATTCCCGATGCCATCAACGCCACCAAACAAGGGGTGTTCAGCTTTTTAACCAAGCCCTTTGAAAGCCAGGAACTGCTGGAAACCGTGCAGCAGGCGATCCGGCTGCAACCGGCCTCCCAGGCCACCAAGGAAAAGCAGCAGGAATGGCGGGAAAAAATCATCAGCCGCAGCACGGTAATGGAATCCCTGTTGCAGCAAACCTATCAGGTGGCGCGCAGCGACTTCCCCCTGCTGATCCACAGCCAAAGCGGCACCGGCAAAGAACTGCTGGCCCAGGCGATTCACCAGGCCAGCAGCCGCCACGCCAAGCCCTTTACCGCCATTAACTGCGCCGCCATTCCCGAGCAGCTGCTGGAGTCGGAACTATTCGGCCACAGCAAAGGCGCCTTTACCGGTGCGGAAAAAAATCATACCGGCTTATTCCAGGCCACCGACGGCGGCACCCTGTTTCTCGACGAAATCGGCGATATGCCCATGAGCTTTCAGGTTAAGCTGCTGCGCGCGCTGCAGGAAAAAGAAGTCAGACCCGTCGGCAGCACCCAGTCGGTTAAGGTAGATGTGCGCATCATTTCCGCCACCCACAAAAACCTGCAGCAGGCCATTATCGAGAATACCTTCAGGGAAGACTTGTATTACCGCTTGAACGTGGTAGAGCTGGAACTACCGCCGCTGTCGGAGCGCCGTGAAGACATTCCGCTATTAGCGCAACATTTCCTCAATCACTGCGCCCAGCAGGCCCATCAGGACATCAAGGGCTTTACCGGCGAGGCGATGGAATTGCTGATTTCCGCCCCCTGGCCCGGCAATATCCGCCAGCTGCAAAACGTGGTGGAACAAAGCGTGGCACTCAGCACCGAGCCTTTGATCAGCGCCAACCTGGTCAGGAACGCCCTGAGGGATAAAACCACCCAGCTGCCTTCTTTCGTGGAAGCCAGAGATCAGTTCGAACGGGATTACCTGGCGAAACTGCTGAAACTCACCGCCGGCAATGTCTCCCAGGCGGCGAGAATCGCCCAGCGCAACCGTACCGAGTTTTACAAGCTGTTAAACCGCCATCACCTGACGGCGGAGGCTTTTCGGGAAGAATAA
- a CDS encoding sensor histidine kinase: MQLTKTVQELRRKSVFPRGVKHFIFRKLFRIETLSIKKLTLLGFTLVALPLVLALLYSAAQVNQISKQGANAIFDVASLIKSNREINENLRKMERFASQYVVLKDEALKQQFLNRRQQLQAVLTQQSRDNQDLVLTSEVNALSLALAKIHRSFLTGQDDTSANDLTLEQLQQEFKHLATITQKINQRSNRLIDLQASYIKSSAEEVSSVILKGLVIIPVTILIAGFFIFLITKPMKLLTRKIQRLEQGDFEQKIILKGSPEIREIAEALEVMRTRLHALELQKSSFIRHISHELKTPLAAIREGTELLYDNSVGELNEGQQEICHIIKNSVQRLQRLIEDLLDFNIVLDSTSLQDSEKISLQQLLAKVLQERKLDIKRKQLTIKQDIKGICLHSNARQLHVILDNLLSNAIKYSPVNASISFDGEIEGNRLMLTISDQGPGISSEVESKVFDAFYQGPAPENNQIKGSGLGLTIVKELLMRLNGSIELTSNTLAPSGTRVSLTLPRAYFAGNHK; the protein is encoded by the coding sequence GTGCAATTAACCAAAACAGTACAGGAGCTGCGCCGCAAATCAGTCTTTCCCCGCGGCGTCAAACACTTTATCTTCAGGAAGCTTTTCCGTATCGAAACCCTGTCGATCAAAAAGCTGACCCTGTTAGGTTTCACCCTGGTGGCACTGCCCCTGGTGCTGGCTTTGCTCTACAGTGCCGCCCAGGTAAATCAAATCTCCAAACAAGGCGCCAATGCCATTTTTGATGTGGCGAGCCTGATCAAAAGCAACCGTGAAATCAATGAAAACCTGCGCAAAATGGAGCGCTTTGCCAGCCAATATGTAGTGCTTAAAGACGAAGCGCTAAAACAGCAGTTTTTAAACCGCAGGCAACAGCTGCAAGCAGTACTGACCCAACAGTCCAGGGACAACCAGGATCTGGTGCTGACATCTGAGGTCAACGCATTATCCCTGGCCCTGGCCAAAATTCACAGGTCGTTTTTGACCGGACAAGACGATACTTCGGCAAACGACCTTACCCTGGAGCAGCTACAGCAGGAGTTTAAACATCTGGCCACTATCACGCAGAAAATCAACCAGCGCAGCAACAGGCTTATCGACCTGCAGGCCAGCTATATCAAATCCTCCGCCGAAGAAGTCAGCAGCGTCATCCTCAAGGGCCTGGTGATCATTCCCGTTACCATATTGATCGCCGGCTTTTTTATCTTTTTGATCACTAAACCCATGAAGTTGCTGACCCGGAAAATCCAGCGCCTGGAGCAGGGAGATTTTGAGCAGAAAATCATCCTCAAGGGCTCGCCGGAAATACGGGAAATCGCCGAAGCCCTGGAAGTCATGCGCACCCGGCTACACGCACTTGAGCTGCAAAAATCCAGCTTTATCCGTCATATTTCCCATGAGCTGAAAACCCCGCTGGCGGCTATCCGGGAAGGCACGGAATTACTCTATGACAACAGCGTCGGCGAGCTAAACGAAGGCCAGCAGGAAATCTGCCATATCATTAAAAACAGCGTACAGCGCCTGCAACGCCTGATAGAAGATCTGCTCGACTTTAATATTGTGCTCGACTCCACCAGTTTGCAGGACTCGGAAAAAATTTCCCTGCAGCAGCTGCTCGCCAAGGTATTACAGGAGCGTAAACTGGATATCAAACGCAAACAGCTGACCATCAAACAGGATATCAAGGGCATTTGCCTGCACAGCAACGCCAGGCAATTGCATGTTATATTAGATAACCTGCTGTCAAATGCGATAAAATACTCCCCCGTCAATGCCAGTATCAGCTTTGACGGCGAAATAGAAGGTAACCGGTTAATGTTGACTATTTCAGATCAGGGGCCCGGCATCAGCAGCGAAGTAGAGTCGAAAGTCTTTGACGCCTTCTACCAGGGGCCCGCCCCAGAAAACAACCAGATAAAAGGCAGCGGCCTGGGACTGACCATAGTAAAGGAATTACTTATGCGATTAAACGGCAGTATCGAACTTACCAGCAACACTTTGGCCCCCAGCGGCACACGCGTCAGCCTGACCTTGCCGCGGGCGTATTTTGCCGGTAACCACAAATGA
- a CDS encoding YrhA family protein, whose protein sequence is MTDINHTLASLKRKNSEEIRAYDEGFLLPPATKEALDQLAKLSDKYLKQPLSPEYIECLQLSDGFSLNGLNIYGSTEKLEPYFLPGIVQVNLAFWQETFHQQYIYYGDESQYRLAFDIKNKKYVCLDQNKHRELQFFETFGQLLNAVIIEARILNPLPYHG, encoded by the coding sequence ATGACAGATATTAACCACACCCTCGCCTCTCTCAAACGCAAAAACAGCGAGGAAATCCGCGCCTATGACGAAGGTTTCCTGCTGCCCCCGGCAACAAAAGAAGCGCTGGACCAGCTGGCAAAACTCAGCGATAAATATCTAAAACAACCGCTATCGCCTGAATATATCGAATGTCTGCAGCTCTCCGACGGCTTTTCCCTCAATGGCCTCAACATCTATGGCAGCACGGAAAAACTCGAACCGTATTTTTTACCCGGCATAGTCCAGGTCAACCTGGCCTTTTGGCAGGAAACCTTTCACCAGCAATATATTTATTATGGCGATGAGAGCCAATACAGGTTAGCTTTTGATATTAAAAATAAAAAATATGTCTGTCTTGATCAAAACAAACACAGGGAACTGCAGTTTTTTGAAACCTTCGGACAATTACTAAATGCAGTGATCATAGAAGCGCGCATCTTAAACCCGCTCCCCTATCATGGGTAA
- a CDS encoding PQQ-binding-like beta-propeller repeat protein codes for MKIISLLKSILLILAISYFFSPHTGYAKSGDHLWSFTTGGAIWSDIKVRNKTAYFGSDDGFLYAVDIKKRQLKWKKATGGIVRSTPAFKKKKLYFTSDDGYLYALDARTGEELWKLDLGDGDMQRNGPAGHAPWDFDWAKSSPVIKGKYLYVGSATGELFAVNLHQGKIIWTFSAKNRIRATPTVSGNLVYITSWDGHVYGINRKSGQKIWQFAANLKNYDFRFVSAPSVIDDKIIVGNRDSQLYALNSQTGEKIWDYTYEGSSWVESTATAATEHGSFFIASSDALQLYKFDSETGNVQWTAPLPGWSWGKPAVTEDTVYIGSAATDDYWQPINRGFKAIDSSSGALKWSYEPAHLDNGYISGGVHSSPAVKYGQVFVGDLDGKLHVFEE; via the coding sequence ATGAAGATAATTTCCCTACTAAAATCTATCCTGCTCATACTGGCGATCAGCTATTTTTTCAGCCCACATACCGGCTATGCCAAAAGCGGTGATCATTTATGGTCATTTACCACAGGCGGGGCCATCTGGTCCGATATAAAAGTCAGAAATAAAACCGCCTACTTTGGCAGCGATGACGGCTTTTTATATGCGGTCGATATCAAAAAGCGGCAATTAAAATGGAAAAAAGCCACCGGCGGCATAGTCCGCTCGACTCCGGCTTTTAAAAAGAAAAAATTATATTTTACCAGTGACGACGGATACCTTTATGCCTTGGATGCCCGCACCGGGGAAGAACTGTGGAAACTGGATCTCGGCGACGGCGACATGCAGCGAAACGGTCCCGCCGGCCATGCCCCCTGGGATTTTGACTGGGCCAAGTCATCGCCGGTCATTAAAGGCAAATACCTTTATGTCGGCAGCGCCACGGGCGAGCTGTTCGCCGTGAACTTGCATCAGGGCAAAATCATCTGGACCTTCAGCGCCAAAAACAGGATCCGCGCCACGCCAACGGTTTCCGGCAACCTGGTCTATATCACCAGCTGGGACGGACATGTCTACGGCATTAACCGCAAAAGCGGGCAAAAGATCTGGCAATTTGCCGCCAACCTGAAAAACTACGACTTCAGGTTCGTTTCTGCGCCGAGCGTAATAGACGATAAAATTATCGTCGGCAACCGCGACTCACAGCTTTATGCCCTCAACAGCCAAACCGGCGAAAAAATCTGGGACTACACCTATGAAGGCAGCTCCTGGGTAGAGTCAACGGCAACTGCGGCCACAGAGCACGGCAGCTTTTTTATCGCCAGCTCGGACGCATTGCAACTCTATAAATTTGACAGTGAAACCGGAAATGTCCAATGGACAGCTCCGCTACCCGGCTGGAGCTGGGGCAAACCTGCCGTTACAGAGGATACCGTTTATATCGGCTCCGCCGCTACCGACGACTACTGGCAGCCCATCAACCGCGGCTTTAAGGCGATAGACAGCAGCAGCGGCGCACTGAAATGGAGTTATGAGCCGGCACACCTCGACAACGGCTATATCAGCGGCGGCGTGCATTCAAGCCCGGCGGTAAAATACGGCCAGGTGTTCGTCGGCGATCTCGACGGCAAGCTGCATGTTTTTGAAGAATAA